The following proteins are encoded in a genomic region of Streptomyces collinus Tu 365:
- a CDS encoding SMI1/KNR4 family protein, with protein sequence MNRPAVPRPLTEAEVVEAEAELGVTFPSEYRHYLLQGSPDAAVEQLEKTENGWWWAGNSMKRRDLLSLPFPHPDTYEDADDEFCRRLPRAEDYADEDAFSESMTSWNTAYWDFDERKTAGSFVATEHGCGFATLLVITGPFAGTLWWDGRATSGVIIPLSLDHAGGARPVTFGEWLGRDSWDLLPPGWGRA encoded by the coding sequence ATGAACCGTCCCGCCGTGCCACGTCCGCTGACCGAGGCCGAGGTGGTCGAAGCCGAGGCCGAACTTGGAGTCACCTTCCCCAGCGAGTATCGCCACTACTTGCTGCAGGGGAGTCCGGACGCGGCGGTCGAACAGCTCGAGAAGACGGAGAACGGCTGGTGGTGGGCGGGCAACAGCATGAAGCGACGTGACCTCCTGTCCCTGCCCTTCCCCCACCCTGACACCTACGAGGATGCAGACGACGAGTTTTGTCGGCGCCTGCCTCGGGCTGAGGACTACGCAGATGAGGACGCGTTCTCGGAGTCCATGACCAGCTGGAACACCGCGTACTGGGACTTCGACGAGCGGAAGACAGCGGGGTCTTTCGTCGCGACGGAGCACGGTTGCGGATTCGCCACGCTTTTGGTGATCACGGGTCCGTTCGCCGGGACGCTTTGGTGGGACGGGCGGGCGACAAGCGGCGTGATCATCCCGCTGTCCCTCGACCATGCCGGCGGCGCCCGGCCTGTGACCTTCGGCGAATGGCTCGGCCGTGACTCCTGGGACCTGCTGCCGCCCGGCTGGGGACGAGCCTGA
- a CDS encoding metallophosphoesterase: MRARYGVPLGIMAAGAAGVAYAAGFEARSFRLRRVTVPVLPPGMRPLRVLQVSDIHMVGGQRKKQRWLQSLAGLRPDFVINTGDNLSDPEGVPEVLDALGPLMEFPGAYVFGSNDYYGPRMRNPARYLLEKANGKHGLNGNAPAVGVIHNPWEDLRDGFDAAGWLNLTNTRGVLKVEGVSVELTGLDDPHIKRDRYARVAGGPSGSYDFSMGVVHAPYLRVLDAFTADGYPLVLAGHTHGGQLCIPFYGALVTNCDLDTDRVKGLSRHTAEGHTSYLHVSAGCGTNRYTPVRFACPPEATLLTLVGREE; this comes from the coding sequence ATGCGCGCGCGATACGGAGTACCCCTGGGAATCATGGCGGCGGGAGCCGCCGGAGTGGCGTACGCGGCGGGCTTCGAGGCCCGCTCCTTCCGCCTCCGACGGGTGACGGTCCCCGTCCTCCCGCCGGGCATGCGCCCGCTGCGCGTGCTCCAGGTCTCCGACATCCACATGGTCGGAGGCCAGCGCAAGAAGCAGCGCTGGCTGCAGTCGCTGGCCGGCCTGCGCCCGGACTTCGTGATCAACACGGGCGACAACCTCTCGGACCCCGAGGGCGTCCCCGAGGTCCTCGACGCGCTGGGCCCGCTGATGGAGTTCCCGGGCGCGTACGTCTTCGGCTCCAACGACTACTACGGCCCCCGCATGCGCAACCCCGCCCGCTACCTGCTGGAGAAGGCCAACGGCAAGCACGGCCTGAACGGCAACGCGCCGGCGGTGGGCGTGATCCACAACCCCTGGGAGGACCTCAGGGACGGCTTCGACGCGGCGGGCTGGCTGAACCTGACGAACACGCGGGGCGTGCTGAAGGTCGAGGGCGTGTCGGTCGAACTGACCGGCCTGGACGACCCGCACATCAAGCGCGACCGCTACGCGCGCGTCGCCGGCGGTCCCTCCGGCTCGTACGACTTCTCGATGGGTGTCGTGCACGCGCCGTACCTGCGCGTCCTGGACGCCTTCACAGCGGACGGCTACCCGCTGGTGCTGGCCGGCCACACGCACGGCGGCCAGTTGTGCATCCCCTTCTACGGCGCCCTGGTCACCAACTGCGACCTGGACACGGACCGGGTGAAGGGCCTGTCCCGGCACACGGCCGAGGGCCACACCTCCTACCTCCACGTCTCGGCCGGCTGCGGCACGAACCGCTACACACCGGTACGGTTCGCCTGCCCGCCGGAGGCGACGCTGCTGACGCTGGTGGGGCGCGAGGAGTAG
- a CDS encoding acyltransferase family protein, translating into MDPAAFPTQRTTEPEAPAVPEAPEAAAPAAARKPGRDRYLDLLRALALVRVVVYHNFSWTWLPIVFPSMGVMFALAGSLMVRSLKRPALSVIRGRLRRLLPPMWLFGAVVVPLMFLEGWRPDPGHPNWWWGDLLYWILPFSEPPFGATLHTFGGHLPASWAEQICVPLWYLRAYLWYVLLSPLLLKAMRQLPWVTLLVPLALAVFVNSGLVDQSGRLMEAATDFTTFGACWLLGMAHAEGLLRKIPQYVVPSVAPLVLMFGFWWLMQSPVDDPRTGHDLEAVPVAQAIWSFGAVLLLLHLSPSWERWPKPLERFNGVISLLNSRAVTVYLWHSFALVLTEPLIDPLWSNDFFYHHAQWLLMSQWTPLAIAVPLICLAILLFGWIEDVAAKRRPRLFPYPRRAKGRRRGR; encoded by the coding sequence ATGGACCCGGCCGCGTTCCCCACGCAGCGCACCACGGAGCCCGAGGCGCCCGCGGTGCCCGAGGCGCCGGAGGCGGCCGCCCCGGCGGCCGCGCGCAAGCCCGGCCGCGACCGCTACCTCGACCTGCTGCGGGCGCTCGCCCTGGTCCGCGTGGTCGTCTACCACAACTTCAGCTGGACCTGGCTGCCGATCGTCTTCCCGTCCATGGGCGTCATGTTCGCGCTGGCCGGGTCGCTGATGGTGCGCTCCCTCAAGCGGCCGGCGCTCAGCGTGATCCGCGGCCGGCTGCGCCGTCTGCTGCCGCCGATGTGGCTGTTCGGCGCGGTCGTGGTGCCGCTGATGTTCCTGGAGGGCTGGCGGCCCGACCCCGGCCACCCCAACTGGTGGTGGGGCGACCTGCTGTACTGGATCCTGCCGTTCAGCGAGCCGCCGTTCGGTGCCACGCTGCACACCTTCGGCGGGCACCTGCCGGCCTCCTGGGCCGAACAGATCTGCGTCCCGCTGTGGTACCTGCGCGCCTACCTCTGGTACGTGCTGCTGTCGCCGCTGCTGCTCAAGGCGATGCGCCAGCTGCCCTGGGTCACCCTGCTGGTGCCGCTGGCGCTCGCCGTCTTCGTCAACTCCGGCCTGGTCGACCAGTCCGGCCGGCTGATGGAGGCCGCCACCGACTTCACCACCTTCGGCGCCTGCTGGCTGCTCGGCATGGCCCACGCGGAGGGCCTGCTCCGCAAGATCCCCCAGTACGTCGTCCCGTCCGTCGCCCCGCTGGTGCTCATGTTCGGCTTCTGGTGGCTGATGCAGTCACCGGTGGACGACCCCCGGACCGGACACGACCTGGAGGCGGTCCCGGTCGCCCAGGCGATCTGGTCGTTCGGCGCGGTGCTGCTGCTGCTCCACCTGAGCCCCTCCTGGGAACGGTGGCCCAAGCCGCTGGAGCGGTTCAACGGCGTGATCAGCCTGCTCAACTCGCGCGCCGTCACGGTGTACCTGTGGCACTCCTTCGCCCTGGTCCTCACCGAGCCCCTGATCGACCCGCTGTGGAGCAACGACTTCTTCTACCACCACGCCCAGTGGCTGCTCATGAGCCAGTGGACCCCCCTGGCGATCGCCGTCCCCCTGATCTGCCTGGCGATCCTCCTGTTCGGCTGGATCGAGGACGTGGCCGCCAAGCGCCGCCCCCGCCTCTTCCCGTACCCCCGCCGGGCGAAGGGCCGCAGAAGGGGCCGCTGA
- a CDS encoding GatB/YqeY domain-containing protein: MTTTLKSKLQDDLNAAIKERDELRSSTLRLTLAAITKEEVAGKEKRELSDDEVLKVITKEAKKRREAADAFAQGGRPESAEREKAEGELLATYLPKQLSDDELNVIVAQAVEEAKAGGAEGPRAMGAVMKIVNPKVAGLAEGGRVAAVVKKLLQG; the protein is encoded by the coding sequence ATGACCACCACGCTCAAGTCGAAGCTGCAGGACGACCTCAACGCCGCGATCAAGGAGCGCGACGAGCTCCGCTCCTCGACGCTCCGGCTGACGCTCGCCGCGATCACCAAGGAGGAGGTCGCCGGCAAGGAGAAGCGCGAGCTCTCCGACGACGAGGTCCTCAAGGTGATCACCAAGGAGGCCAAGAAGCGCCGCGAGGCGGCCGACGCCTTCGCACAGGGTGGTCGCCCGGAGTCGGCCGAGCGGGAGAAGGCGGAGGGCGAGCTGCTCGCCACCTACCTGCCCAAGCAGCTGTCCGACGACGAGCTGAACGTCATCGTCGCCCAGGCCGTCGAGGAGGCGAAGGCGGGCGGCGCCGAGGGGCCGCGTGCCATGGGCGCTGTGATGAAGATCGTGAACCCGAAGGTGGCCGGCCTGGCCGAGGGCGGCCGTGTCGCCGCCGTGGTGAAGAAGCTGCTCCAGGGCTGA
- a CDS encoding FG-GAP repeat protein, with translation MFVVRTTGRSAAVDDDRREFKLLGRRQQTGDVNGDGYGDLVTGIADDDSLMNATGAAHRGGEIQVLYGSARGIGVGQQPQVLHQATAGVPGTAENGDQFGQSLSVGDVDADGYADVLVGSPGEAVGKLEGAGTAVLLRGSASGLTTAKAVGVTQNTAGVPGAAETGDQFGGTAHLADLNRDGRAETVVGVPRENSDGCLWVARGSAAGPVLGGSVNLCGKSAGISVRGSKGYFGAAVAGPHIAGQAGRGHGHGGPFAYGSP, from the coding sequence GTGTTCGTGGTGAGAACGACCGGCCGGAGCGCGGCGGTCGACGACGACCGCCGCGAGTTCAAACTGCTGGGCAGGAGACAACAGACCGGTGACGTCAACGGTGACGGCTACGGCGACCTCGTCACCGGTATCGCGGACGACGACTCCCTCATGAACGCGACCGGTGCGGCGCACCGCGGTGGCGAAATCCAGGTCCTCTACGGCAGCGCGCGGGGCATCGGCGTCGGCCAGCAGCCCCAGGTTCTCCACCAGGCCACGGCCGGTGTCCCGGGCACCGCCGAGAACGGCGACCAGTTCGGGCAGTCGCTCAGCGTCGGCGACGTCGACGCCGACGGGTACGCGGACGTCCTCGTCGGCTCTCCCGGTGAGGCGGTCGGCAAGCTCGAGGGGGCCGGTACCGCCGTCCTGCTGCGCGGCTCCGCCTCCGGCCTGACCACGGCCAAGGCGGTCGGTGTCACCCAGAACACGGCGGGCGTGCCCGGCGCGGCGGAGACCGGCGACCAGTTCGGCGGGACCGCCCACCTCGCCGACCTGAACCGCGACGGCAGGGCTGAGACAGTCGTCGGCGTACCCAGGGAGAACAGCGACGGCTGCCTGTGGGTCGCCCGCGGCTCGGCCGCCGGTCCGGTCCTCGGTGGTTCGGTGAACCTGTGCGGCAAGAGCGCGGGGATCTCGGTCCGCGGCAGCAAGGGGTACTTCGGAGCCGCGGTGGCCGGCCCGCACATCGCGGGCCAGGCAGGGCGCGGTCACGGTCACGGCGGTCCGTTCGCGTACGGATCGCCGTGA
- a CDS encoding low temperature requirement protein A — MVVALTRTMWVDVRDIEGGEVAVEQDSRGDAGGGAGEYAAEDTADRSVGTLELFFDLVFVYAMSQVTILMLADISWAGFGRGLLALAVVWWAWVCYAWLTNTSDHAGPVHRLLIFLAMAAMLVAAVALPQAFGGRALVFGLAFLAVRLIHVALLALDVRGEADVGAPALRLVPSLLGGPFLLVTAAFVDTPGRELLWIVAVVIGFSGPVVIGTAGWGVAPGYFVERHGQIIIIALGEAIVQVGAGAQHSLGRLSVVTAVLFAVLIAAGLWWSYFGYLRGGAERRLRGTRNGERARLARDSYSYLHLPLVAGVVFFALGVNEAVAGADEPLPLLPAVAMAGGVALFFAGDVAYRWRDHHQLAVDRLLAALGAAAVIPVAGVAPALAALAGLMLICLFQTSWELWRHPPIGPVGSS, encoded by the coding sequence GTGGTCGTCGCTCTGACGCGCACGATGTGGGTTGATGTACGCGACATCGAGGGCGGCGAGGTGGCTGTGGAGCAGGATTCGCGCGGAGATGCTGGTGGCGGTGCTGGCGAGTACGCAGCCGAAGACACGGCGGACCGGTCGGTCGGGACGCTGGAGCTGTTCTTCGACCTGGTCTTCGTCTACGCGATGTCCCAGGTGACGATCCTGATGTTGGCGGACATCTCCTGGGCGGGCTTCGGGCGCGGGCTCCTGGCGCTCGCCGTGGTGTGGTGGGCGTGGGTCTGCTACGCCTGGCTGACCAACACCTCCGACCACGCCGGGCCCGTGCACCGGCTGCTGATCTTCCTGGCGATGGCGGCGATGCTGGTTGCCGCGGTCGCATTGCCCCAGGCATTCGGCGGGCGGGCGCTGGTGTTCGGACTCGCGTTCCTGGCGGTCCGACTGATCCACGTCGCGCTGCTGGCTCTCGACGTGCGGGGCGAGGCCGACGTGGGTGCGCCCGCGCTGCGGCTGGTCCCTTCCCTCCTCGGCGGGCCGTTCCTGCTGGTGACCGCCGCGTTCGTCGACACACCGGGGCGGGAGCTGCTGTGGATCGTGGCCGTGGTGATCGGCTTCTCGGGACCGGTCGTGATCGGTACGGCCGGCTGGGGTGTGGCGCCCGGTTACTTCGTGGAACGGCATGGGCAGATCATCATCATCGCGCTGGGTGAGGCGATCGTTCAGGTGGGCGCCGGCGCCCAACACTCTCTGGGACGGCTGAGCGTGGTGACCGCCGTCCTGTTCGCGGTGCTGATCGCGGCCGGCCTGTGGTGGTCCTACTTCGGTTATCTCCGCGGCGGGGCCGAGCGGCGGCTGCGCGGTACCCGGAATGGGGAGCGGGCCCGGCTCGCGCGCGATTCCTACAGCTACCTGCACCTGCCGCTGGTGGCCGGGGTGGTCTTCTTCGCGCTCGGGGTGAACGAGGCCGTCGCGGGTGCAGACGAACCGCTCCCGCTGTTGCCCGCCGTGGCCATGGCCGGTGGCGTCGCGCTGTTCTTCGCCGGCGACGTCGCCTACCGGTGGCGCGATCACCACCAGCTGGCCGTCGATCGCCTCCTTGCCGCACTTGGGGCTGCCGCGGTGATCCCGGTCGCTGGGGTGGCGCCGGCGTTGGCTGCCCTCGCCGGGCTCATGCTCATCTGCCTGTTCCAGACGAGTTGGGAGCTCTGGCGTCACCCGCCGATCGGGCCGGTCGGCAGCTCCTGA
- a CDS encoding DUF4360 domain-containing protein, with amino-acid sequence MLRALAAAGVVTSLFGSSAFGASAAPPPPTARIVIDGVAANGTGCPPGTAAVAVSPDNTAFTVTYSNYLAKVGPGSAPTDFRKNCQLDLRVHVPGGLTYAIVSADYRGFASLAPGASGTQRASYHFQGNATTTKTHHFKAGFTGDWQTTDTVPVAALVFAPCGEERNLNINTELQVDAGTSSPSATSFMEMDSTDGTIKTVYHVALKQCQ; translated from the coding sequence GTGCTCCGCGCGCTTGCGGCAGCTGGTGTCGTCACATCATTGTTCGGCTCGTCGGCCTTCGGTGCCAGCGCGGCTCCGCCCCCGCCGACGGCCCGGATCGTCATCGACGGTGTGGCGGCCAACGGTACCGGCTGCCCGCCGGGGACGGCCGCCGTGGCCGTCTCCCCTGACAACACCGCCTTCACCGTCACCTACAGTAACTACCTCGCCAAGGTGGGGCCCGGCTCGGCGCCGACGGACTTCCGGAAGAACTGTCAGCTCGACCTGCGCGTGCACGTCCCCGGTGGTCTCACCTACGCGATCGTGTCCGCGGACTACCGCGGCTTCGCGTCACTGGCACCGGGTGCGTCCGGGACCCAGCGGGCCAGCTACCACTTCCAGGGCAACGCCACCACCACCAAGACCCATCACTTCAAGGCCGGGTTCACCGGCGACTGGCAGACGACCGACACCGTGCCCGTCGCCGCCCTGGTCTTCGCCCCCTGCGGGGAGGAGCGCAACCTCAACATCAACACTGAACTACAGGTCGACGCCGGCACCTCAAGCCCGAGCGCCACCAGCTTCATGGAGATGGACTCGACGGACGGCACGATCAAAACCGTGTACCACGTGGCCTTGAAGCAGTGTCAGTGA
- a CDS encoding FG-GAP-like repeat-containing protein encodes MHKQHLRLALATATAAALTGGLLTLTTLPAAAADSFKVARADFNGDGVGDVVASAPGASVGGHADAGAVVVLYGSPTGVTSTKRTTLSQNSSGVPGTSETGDFFGVDTAYADFNGDGYDDLAVGTPDEKVGTDTDGGTVAILWGSRSGLTGKGVTVDDPAPSTHDFWGKNLAAGDFDGDGKADLVVGSSAATLYLYKGGFTTAGTPGGRTTVKPPIQSGSPSQGPMNLTAGDVNGDGRTDLVVDGFETQTDHGWNTNYWLPGTASGLGAAGAVKLRTGIVTGIGDINGDGFGDIVTGADWNSKTEGDNPVPVPDSSDGGRANITYGSASGPAGTTYITQNTNGVPGTSEKGDAFGWDLDLGDINGDGYQDLVVSAPQEDIDGVSNTGFVTVLYGSANGVNTTSGAQSFAQSTAGVPGSDEKNDLFGADVKLDDVTGDGKADLIVGSYENGGDGAVTYLPSNGKKIVTTGSRALSASASGLSTSGTPQYGAVFAD; translated from the coding sequence ATGCACAAGCAGCACCTGCGACTCGCCCTCGCGACGGCCACCGCGGCCGCGCTGACGGGCGGTCTGCTCACCCTCACGACGCTTCCGGCCGCCGCCGCGGACTCCTTCAAGGTCGCGCGGGCCGACTTCAACGGCGACGGCGTGGGCGACGTCGTGGCCTCCGCGCCCGGCGCCTCCGTCGGCGGGCACGCCGACGCCGGCGCGGTCGTCGTGCTCTACGGCTCGCCCACCGGCGTCACCAGCACCAAGCGCACCACCCTCAGCCAGAACAGCTCCGGTGTGCCGGGCACGTCCGAGACGGGCGACTTCTTCGGCGTCGACACCGCCTACGCGGACTTCAACGGCGACGGCTACGACGACCTGGCCGTGGGCACCCCGGACGAGAAGGTCGGCACCGACACCGACGGCGGCACCGTGGCCATCCTGTGGGGCTCCAGGAGCGGCCTGACCGGCAAGGGCGTCACCGTGGACGACCCGGCCCCCTCCACGCACGACTTCTGGGGCAAGAACCTCGCCGCGGGCGACTTCGACGGGGACGGCAAGGCCGACCTGGTCGTCGGCAGCTCCGCCGCCACCCTCTACCTCTACAAGGGCGGCTTCACCACGGCCGGCACCCCCGGCGGCCGTACGACCGTCAAGCCGCCGATCCAGTCCGGCTCGCCCTCCCAGGGCCCGATGAACCTGACCGCGGGCGACGTCAACGGCGACGGCCGCACCGACCTCGTCGTCGACGGCTTCGAGACGCAGACCGACCACGGCTGGAACACCAACTACTGGCTGCCCGGCACCGCGTCCGGCCTCGGCGCCGCCGGTGCGGTCAAGCTCAGGACCGGCATCGTCACCGGCATCGGGGACATCAACGGCGACGGCTTCGGCGACATCGTCACGGGTGCCGACTGGAACAGCAAGACCGAGGGCGACAACCCCGTCCCCGTGCCCGACTCCTCCGACGGCGGCCGCGCGAACATCACGTACGGCTCGGCCTCCGGTCCGGCCGGCACGACCTACATCACCCAGAACACCAACGGCGTGCCCGGCACCTCCGAGAAGGGCGACGCGTTCGGCTGGGACCTCGACCTCGGCGACATCAACGGCGACGGCTACCAGGACCTGGTCGTCTCCGCGCCCCAGGAGGACATCGACGGCGTCAGCAACACCGGCTTCGTGACCGTCCTGTACGGCTCCGCGAACGGCGTGAACACCACGTCCGGCGCCCAGTCGTTCGCCCAGAGCACCGCGGGCGTCCCCGGCAGCGACGAGAAGAACGACCTGTTCGGCGCCGACGTCAAGCTGGACGACGTCACCGGCGACGGCAAGGCCGACCTGATCGTCGGCTCCTACGAGAACGGCGGCGACGGCGCGGTCACCTACCTGCCGTCCAACGGCAAGAAGATCGTCACGACCGGCTCCCGGGCCCTCTCCGCGAGCGCCTCCGGCCTCTCCACGTCGGGTACCCCGCAGTACGGGGCGGTGTTCGCCGACTAG
- a CDS encoding carbohydrate-binding module family 14 protein has product MALLPTITTAQANPLFAVKAASFDPNIPDCPPDAGLLPVKVPDPNDPTKYSVCSFFFGAKYSCPEGEVFDELVLECGAPKPQEEEPSAEPEEEAEESP; this is encoded by the coding sequence ATGGCTCTCCTGCCCACCATCACCACGGCACAGGCGAATCCGCTCTTCGCCGTCAAAGCTGCAAGCTTCGATCCCAACATCCCTGACTGCCCCCCGGACGCCGGGCTACTGCCGGTAAAGGTGCCCGACCCGAACGATCCCACCAAGTACTCCGTGTGCAGCTTCTTCTTCGGTGCCAAGTACAGCTGCCCCGAAGGCGAGGTGTTCGACGAGCTTGTGCTGGAGTGTGGAGCTCCGAAGCCACAGGAAGAAGAGCCCTCGGCAGAGCCGGAGGAGGAAGCAGAGGAATCGCCTTAA
- a CDS encoding Pr6Pr family membrane protein, producing MTAPIPRDMPDLPAVPATPLLLPAPVPATAVVAPIRRPPVAVFRFLTALAAAAGVALELLLGTPARTLSYFSVQTNILVAVVMLMSASRAWRARRPLPSSVAGATLLYAVITALVYHLLLAHTAPPFAMTDAAAPPARWHAQWATLQVLHLLVPAAVVLDWLLLTPAARLHLRQAAAWLLYPLAYLAFYLTRAALLAPATPAHYLYPFLDADTDGYRSTLANALLTGLAIYALAVLLIAVDHTRPTPTRRRV from the coding sequence ATGACCGCTCCGATACCGAGGGACATGCCGGACCTGCCCGCGGTCCCGGCCACGCCCCTCCTGCTGCCCGCCCCGGTCCCGGCCACGGCGGTGGTCGCCCCGATCCGCCGCCCGCCGGTGGCGGTGTTCCGCTTCCTGACCGCGCTGGCGGCGGCGGCCGGCGTGGCCCTGGAACTCCTCCTGGGCACCCCCGCCCGGACCCTGAGCTACTTCAGCGTCCAGACGAACATCCTGGTGGCGGTGGTCATGCTGATGTCGGCGTCGAGAGCCTGGCGCGCCCGGCGCCCACTGCCGTCGTCCGTGGCCGGCGCGACGCTCCTGTACGCCGTGATCACCGCGCTGGTGTACCACCTGCTCCTGGCCCACACGGCGCCCCCGTTCGCCATGACGGACGCGGCCGCGCCCCCGGCCCGCTGGCACGCCCAGTGGGCGACCCTCCAGGTCCTCCACCTGCTGGTCCCGGCGGCGGTCGTCCTGGACTGGCTGCTCCTCACCCCGGCGGCGCGCCTGCACCTGCGCCAGGCGGCGGCCTGGCTCCTCTACCCCCTGGCCTACCTGGCCTTCTACCTCACCCGAGCCGCACTCCTGGCCCCCGCGACCCCGGCGCACTACCTGTACCCGTTCCTCGACGCCGACACCGACGGCTACCGCAGCACCCTGGCGAACGCCCTCCTGACGGGCCTCGCGATCTACGCCCTGGCGGTCCTCCTGATCGCCGTCGACCACACCCGCCCGACCCCGACCCGCCGCCGCGTCTGA